The nucleotide window CCAATCTTTCCATGTAATACCAGGTCTGCCAATCGCATGATCAAGCCTTGGATCTACATTGTCTGTCGGAGTTACGTCAGCATTATTATAGGTTGTAAGCAGTGGCAAACCATTAGGACCAACTTTATATGCATTAACCAAATTCTGTGATGGTTTATGAAAATCATCTCCGTTCAAGTAAGGATGATTAACATCATCTCCAGGACTGTCAGGAGAAGTGATCAAATCACCAAAGTTTAAGTTACCATAATTCGAACCATCATTAATTGAAAATTGAATTGCAAAAATATTTTCATGGTTTCCATATCCTGGCTCTGAGTACAATTTTTCAATATCAGCTACAAGTCCATACTGACCTGAATTAATTACCACATCTGTGTTTGTAATAACCTCAGCCCATTTCTTTTGGTACAATTGAGCCTTAGCCAAAAATGCATGAGCTACCATTTTATTTGCTCTTCCTAAATCTTCCTGATTTTGTGGCAATAAAGCTATTGCGTCTTTTAAATCACTTTCTATTTTTGACCAAATAAAAGCAGAGTCAAAGGTGTTTGGAATTTTGTTAACTTCATCAACAGGAGTGTTTTCATCATACCAAACTATTGAACCAAAATTTTTCATAGCCTCAAAATAAAAATGAGCGCGTAAAACTTTTAATTCACCAATTCTAATATTCTTGTTAGGAAATTCAGTTGCTGTTTTTTGGTTTATAGCACGAATTGCCGTATCCACCCTTTTAATTCCAAAATAAATTGCTCTCCATAAATTATAACCATTTTCATTCGATGGAAACAAATCATGAGCTTCCAATTGATGTGTCCCTCCTCCAGGATTATCGCCGGTACCACCACCTCCTTTATAAGCATCTCCACAACGTATGTCTGATGTAGCCCAATTGGAAGGTGCATGGTCGAATGGCCATAAATCTCTAAAGTCCCCTGTATTGTATCTATAATCCAATGCACTATATGCGGCAATAACCAATTGCTCTGGATCAACATTATTTTCCGA belongs to Flavobacterium aquiphilum and includes:
- a CDS encoding RagB/SusD family nutrient uptake outer membrane protein yields the protein MKKKIITGLLIGMALLFNACVSDSDLDVKEYNVLSENNVDPEQLVIAAYSALDYRYNTGDFRDLWPFDHAPSNWATSDIRCGDAYKGGGGTGDNPGGGTHQLEAHDLFPSNENGYNLWRAIYFGIKRVDTAIRAINQKTATEFPNKNIRIGELKVLRAHFYFEAMKNFGSIVWYDENTPVDEVNKIPNTFDSAFIWSKIESDLKDAIALLPQNQEDLGRANKMVAHAFLAKAQLYQKKWAEVITNTDVVINSGQYGLVADIEKLYSEPGYGNHENIFAIQFSINDGSNYGNLNFGDLITSPDSPGDDVNHPYLNGDDFHKPSQNLVNAYKVGPNGLPLLTTYNNADVTPTDNVDPRLDHAIGRPGITWKDWAAMPQQQNWSRDPATYGLFEKKKNTISPNSSGMASNPNGFPWALGNLDFPIIKYSDLILWKAEALIETGQVAAGIAIINTIRTRAKNSPYVKDFNDHSKNAANYLIGLYPTSLSQAEAREALRMERRLELSNEGHGFYDLVRWGIAEQFTAAYIQVEKTKRTYLQSAFLEPKEEYLPIPQIEIDASSGIYKQRSGY